The following are encoded together in the Mycteria americana isolate JAX WOST 10 ecotype Jacksonville Zoo and Gardens chromosome 2, USCA_MyAme_1.0, whole genome shotgun sequence genome:
- the FAM110B gene encoding protein FAM110B: MPTETLPTGSMVKPVSPAVTFTSAVPLRILNKGPDYFRRQAEPNPKRLSAVERLEADKAKYVKSQEVINAKQEPVKPAVLAKPPVCPAAKRALGSPTLKVFSNNTKTESGVQRENLKLEILKNIINSSEGSSSGSGYKHGPRNWPPHRADSTELNRHSFAESLKVYPTQGRSSPQESSSNVSRRLLDQSAETFLHVSHSSSDIRKVTSAKPLKAIPCSSSAPPLPPKPKIAAIATLKSPEIEAVESGCGVSRRPSLQRSKSDLSDRYFRVDADVERFFNYCGLDPEELENLGMENFARANSDIISLNFRSASMISSDCEQSQDSNSDLRNDDSANDRVPYGISAIERNARIIKWLYSIKQARESQKVSHV; the protein is encoded by the coding sequence ATGCCTACAGAAACACTACCGACAGGTAGCATGGTGAAGCCGGTCAGCCCTGCCGTCACTTTCACGTCCGCCGTTCCTCTCCGCATCCTGAACAAAGGACCCGACTATTTTCGCAGGCAGGCGGAGCCTAATCCAAAAAGACTGAGCGCGGTGGAGAGGCTAGAAGCCGACAAGGCGAAATACGTCAAGAGCCAGGAGGTCATCAACGCCAAGCAGGAGCCTGTCAAGCCGGCGGTGCTGGCGAAGCCGCCGGTCTGTCCTGCGGCCAAGCGAGCGCTGGGGAGCCCCACCTTGAAAGTCTTCAGCAACAACACGAAGACCGAGAGCGGCGTCCAGAGAGAAAATCTGAAACTCGAGATTTTGAAGAACATCATCAACAGCTCCGAAGGCTCCAGCTCGGGTTCAGGGTATAAGCATGGTCCCCGAAACTGGCCGCCCCACAGAGCCGATTCGACGGAGCTGAACCGACACTCGTTCGCCGAATCTTTGAAGGTTTACCCCACGCAGGGCCGCAGCAGCCCGCAGGAGAGCAGCTCCAACGTCAGCAGAAGGCTCCTAGATCAGTCGGCAGAGACTTTCTTGCATGTCTCTCACAGCTCCTCAGACATTAGGAAAGTAACTAGTGCAAAGCCCTTAAAAGCAATACCCTGCAGTAGTTCAGCCCCCCCTCTGCCTCCAAAGCCCAAAATCGCTGCCATTGCCACCCTGAAATCCCCAGAGATTGAGGCAGTCGAGTCTGGATGCGGAGTTAGTAGAAGACCCTCCCTACAGCGATCAAAATCAGACTTAAGCGACAGATACTTTCGTGTCGACGCAGATGTTGAGCGATTCTTTAACTACTGCGGACTGGATCCTGAAGAGCTTGAAAACCTCGGGATGGAAAACTTTGCAAGGGCTAACTCTGATATTATATCCCTCAACTTTCGCAGTGCAAGCATGATTAGCTCAGACTGTGAACAGTCTCAGGACAGCAACAGTGACCTTAGAAACGATGACAGTGCCAATGACCGTGTGCCATATGGCATTTCTGCCATTGAAAGGAATGCCAGAATCATCAAGTGGTTATATAGCATCAAGCAAGCTAGAGAGTCACAGAAAGTGTCCCATGTGTGA